In the Podospora bellae-mahoneyi strain CBS 112042 chromosome 4, whole genome shotgun sequence genome, one interval contains:
- a CDS encoding hypothetical protein (COG:H; EggNog:ENOG503P1U3) yields the protein MIIDGEKWACEACVRGHRVSNCQHHERPLQHINKKGRPVSQCQHCRAMRKSRSSHVKCDCGEKTHKCIHLRPVVEGHKESCCCNHGGRCTCCHKKEPGLETVPESDSDSAAAAQNKISKLSSRVRRRANTTSSDGMLAFEVNGHPKPTYKHNKVSQKCGPYQLSRVNSMHSTGSLGDHSLDGFLGDVEGCGTASATGSISGDSMPPSQHSRSEAASPLMTGSQSFAQLPPLDLSQISKYQPYVANHAEFFGNMSDHEQPIFSAGLSAASVDWNNYEGLEFARENNHDFAPSSYSQPQSYGGFDFGGSEQLTMTTTTSNSGEVSEVEDFFTNPLDDFETFRSPFPTGGFLGHTHSMMGSADLGSVEFDELGFMKKTSAKFMNATSSMAGDDPTLLAGAASGFGGFALEDDAFWMNDYHGLPNMTDSPTENNLGPFWAEAQ from the exons ATGATCATCGACGGCGAGAAGTGGGCTTGCGAAGCCTGCGTGCGGGGCCATCGGGTCAGCAACTGCCAGCATCACG AGCGCCCACTCCAGCACATCAACAAGAAGGGCCGGCCGGTGTCGCAATGCCAGCACTGCCGGGCCATGCGCAAGTCCCGCTCATCCCATGTCAAGTGCGACTGCGGCGAGAAGACACACAAGTGTATTCACTTGAGaccggtggtggagggtcaCAAGG agagctgctgctgtaaCCATGGCGGCCGCTGCACCTGCTGCCACAAGAAGGAGCCTGGACTCGAGACCGTCCCCGAGTCGGATTCGGACAGCGCTGCTGCCGCGCAGAACAAGATCTCCAAGCTGAGCTCGCGAGTTCGTCGCCgcgccaacaccaccagctcgGACGGCATGCTTGCCTTTGAAGTCAACGGCCACCCCAAACCGACGTACAAGCACAACAAGGTCTCGCAGAAATGCGGCCCCTACCAGCTCAGCAGGGTCAACTCGATGCACAGCACGGGAAGCTTGGGCGACCATTCGTTGGACGGCTTCCTTGGAGATGTCGAAGGCTGTGGCACCGCGTCCGCGACCGGAAGCATCAGCGGCGACAGCATGCCGCCATCGCAGCACAGCCGGTCGGAAGCTGCCTCCCCCCTGATGACAGGCTCGCAGTCTTTTGCCCAGCTTCCGCCGCTTGACCTCTCGCAGATCAGCAAGTATCAGCCATACGTCGCCAACCACGCCGAGTTCTTTGGCAACATGTCGGACCACGAGCAGCCTATTTTCAGCGCCGGCTTGAGTGCGGCCTCGGTCGACTGGAACAACTATGAGGGCTTGGAGTTTGCCCGCGAAAACAACCACGATTTCGCCCCCTCTAGCTACAGCCAACCACAAAGCTACGGTGGATTTGACTTCGGTGGGTCGGAGCAGCTCACCATGACGACGACCACGTCCAACTCGGGCGAGGTTTCCGAGGTCGAGgacttcttcaccaacccgtTGGATGACTTTGAGACTTTCCGAAGCCCTTTCCCCACGGGTGGATTTCTCGGGCACACCCACAGCATGATGGGCAGTGCGGATCTCGGCAGTGTCGAGTTTGACGAACTAGGCTTCATGAAGAAGACTAGCGCCAAGTTTATGAACGCCACCTCGTCCATGGCCGGAGATGACCCGACCCTTCTGGCCGGCGCCGCTTCGGGCTTCGGTGGCTTCGCGCTCGAGGACGACGCCTTTTGGATGAACGACTACCACGGACTTCCCAACATGACGGACTCCCCCACCGAGAACAACCTCGGGCCTTTCTGGGCGGAGGCCCAATGA
- a CDS encoding hypothetical protein (EggNog:ENOG503PR3S) produces MCVQSDWVFTCGHRAFAKFDNCPKFGRGCFGQNGIHQDVYVQDICSDCKLRPLDPNPQAVSNDPYRKKRKIR; encoded by the exons ATGTGTGTGCAATCTGACTGGGTGTTTACCTGCGGCCACCGGGCCTTTGCCAAGTTCGACAACTGTCCCAAGTTTGGTCGTGGTTGTTTTGGTCAAAACGGAATACATCAAGATGTGTATGTGCAAGATATATGCAGTGACTG CAAACTTCGACCACTTGATCCCAACCCGCAGGCCGTGTCGAACGACCCGtacaggaagaagagaaagatcAGGTGA